The following proteins are encoded in a genomic region of Devosia lucknowensis:
- the efp gene encoding elongation factor P yields MVKVIASSLRKGHVVEQDGNLHVVLTAENVHPGKGNSVTNVTMRRISDGVKVIGRWRTVEMVEKADVDDRVYDYLYSDGEGHHFMEPETYEQLVVGDDVIGDQKAYLSDGMKVHLMTHEGIALSMELPQRMTFEITETEPVVKGQTASSSYKPATLNNGLRVMVPPHIDAGTRIVILTEDNSYVERAKD; encoded by the coding sequence ATGGTCAAGGTCATCGCCTCGTCCCTGCGCAAGGGCCATGTGGTCGAGCAGGACGGCAATCTGCACGTGGTGCTCACCGCCGAAAACGTGCATCCCGGCAAGGGCAATTCGGTGACCAACGTCACCATGCGCCGCATTTCCGACGGCGTGAAGGTGATCGGCCGCTGGCGCACCGTGGAAATGGTCGAGAAGGCTGACGTCGACGATCGCGTCTACGACTATCTCTATTCCGACGGCGAAGGCCACCACTTCATGGAGCCCGAGACCTACGAGCAGCTCGTGGTGGGCGACGACGTCATCGGCGACCAGAAGGCCTATCTTTCCGATGGCATGAAGGTGCACCTGATGACCCATGAGGGCATTGCCCTTTCCATGGAACTGCCCCAGCGCATGACCTTCGAGATCACCGAGACCGAACCGGTCGTGAAGGGCCAGACGGCGTCGTCGTCCTACAAGCCTGCCACGCTCAACAACGGCCTGCGCGTCATGGTGCCGCCGCATATCGACGCCGGCACGCGCATCGTCATCCTCACTGAAGACAATTCCTACGTGGAACGCGCCAAGGACTGA
- a CDS encoding acetylxylan esterase has translation MPFPDLVHPALGAYESAVTMPADFAAFWQATIAEARTIGGTVSMVPADTTLKLVEVFDVTFPGFGGHPVKGWLVLPKAREGRLPLVVQYVGYGGGRGFPHELLHWAASGFAYFRMDTRGQGSGWSTGATPDPVGSNGQIPGVMTKGVLDKQDYYYRRLFTDGVRAVDALVAQDFIDPERIAVCGGSQGGGIALAVAGVDDRVKAVMPDVPFLCDFPRGVRTAGRDPYGEIVRYLAQHRDKADVVFETLRYFDGVNFARQSRAAALFSVALMDDVCPPSTVYGAFRAFAGSDKTMVEYEFNNHEGGQTFQDRRQMVWLAERFRP, from the coding sequence ATGCCATTTCCCGATCTCGTCCATCCTGCCCTCGGCGCTTACGAGAGCGCGGTGACCATGCCGGCCGATTTCGCCGCATTCTGGCAGGCGACGATTGCCGAGGCGCGGACGATCGGCGGAACAGTCAGCATGGTGCCGGCCGATACGACGCTGAAGCTGGTCGAGGTCTTCGATGTCACCTTTCCCGGCTTCGGCGGCCATCCGGTCAAGGGCTGGCTGGTGTTGCCCAAGGCGCGCGAGGGCAGGCTGCCGCTTGTCGTCCAATATGTCGGTTATGGCGGCGGTCGCGGGTTTCCGCACGAACTCCTGCACTGGGCGGCGTCGGGCTTTGCCTATTTCCGGATGGACACGCGCGGGCAGGGCAGTGGCTGGAGCACGGGGGCAACGCCTGATCCGGTCGGCTCGAACGGTCAGATCCCCGGCGTCATGACCAAGGGCGTGCTCGACAAGCAGGACTACTACTACCGGCGCCTCTTCACCGATGGTGTCAGGGCAGTCGATGCCCTTGTGGCACAGGATTTCATCGATCCTGAGCGCATTGCCGTGTGCGGTGGCTCGCAGGGCGGCGGCATCGCGCTGGCCGTGGCCGGGGTCGACGACCGGGTCAAGGCGGTCATGCCCGACGTGCCGTTCCTCTGCGATTTTCCACGGGGCGTGCGTACGGCCGGGCGCGATCCCTACGGCGAGATCGTCCGCTACCTTGCTCAGCACCGCGACAAGGCGGACGTCGTGTTCGAAACCCTGCGGTATTTCGATGGCGTCAATTTTGCCCGCCAGAGCCGGGCGGCCGCGCTTTTTTCGGTCGCGCTCATGGACGACGTCTGCCCACCCTCGACGGTCTATGGCGCCTTCAGGGCCTTCGCTGGCAGCGACAAGACCATGGTCGAGTATGAATTCAACAACCACGAAGGCGGCCAGACTTTCCAGGACCGGCGGCAGATGGTGTGGCTCGCCGAGCGGTTTCGGCCCTAG
- the epmA gene encoding EF-P lysine aminoacylase EpmA: MSAAETSPWWHPDRHADRRPALLARSRIDAAVRNWLAERDFLVVDPPGLQRSPGNETHLHAFGTSMIGNDGIGQAMYFHTSPEFTMKKLLAAGETRIASLQHVWRNRERSALHHPEFTMLEWYRADAPYDAIIADTLAIIRLAADVTGVAQFAFRGRVCDPRAEADRISVAEAFQRFAGIDLLATMDCSGVPDDAALAQQMQAAGMSVPDDRRWSYLFTQVLVDRVEPQLGNGRVTVLDRYPACEAALARRVPGDARVSERFEVYACGVELANGFGELTDAAEQRVRFAAEMEEKARIYGERYPVDDDFLAALDFMPEASGVALGFDRLVMLATAAQRIEAVLWAPVAE; the protein is encoded by the coding sequence ATGAGCGCTGCTGAAACATCGCCCTGGTGGCATCCCGATCGCCATGCCGATCGCCGGCCCGCGTTGCTGGCGCGGTCGCGCATCGATGCGGCCGTGCGCAACTGGCTGGCCGAGCGCGATTTCCTGGTCGTCGACCCGCCTGGCCTGCAGCGCTCCCCGGGCAACGAGACGCACCTGCATGCCTTCGGCACCAGCATGATCGGCAATGATGGGATCGGGCAGGCGATGTATTTCCATACCTCGCCCGAATTCACGATGAAGAAGCTGCTGGCGGCCGGCGAAACGCGGATCGCGAGCCTGCAGCATGTCTGGCGCAATCGCGAGCGTTCGGCGCTGCACCATCCCGAATTCACCATGCTCGAGTGGTATCGAGCCGATGCGCCCTATGACGCGATCATCGCCGACACCCTGGCCATCATCCGCCTTGCTGCTGACGTGACCGGGGTCGCGCAGTTCGCATTCCGCGGCCGGGTCTGCGATCCGCGCGCCGAGGCCGACCGCATCAGCGTTGCCGAGGCGTTCCAGCGTTTTGCGGGCATAGACCTGCTCGCGACCATGGACTGTTCCGGCGTGCCCGACGATGCAGCGCTGGCCCAGCAGATGCAGGCTGCCGGGATGAGCGTTCCCGATGACCGGCGCTGGAGCTACCTTTTTACCCAGGTGCTGGTGGACAGGGTCGAGCCGCAGTTGGGCAATGGCCGCGTCACCGTCCTGGATCGCTACCCGGCCTGCGAGGCGGCCCTGGCGCGCCGCGTGCCCGGCGATGCGCGCGTGTCGGAACGGTTCGAAGTCTATGCGTGCGGCGTCGAGCTCGCCAACGGCTTCGGCGAGTTGACCGATGCAGCCGAGCAGCGCGTGCGCTTTGCGGCCGAAATGGAAGAAAAGGCGCGGATCTACGGCGAGCGCTACCCGGTGGACGACGATTTCCTGGCCGCTCTCGACTTCATGCCCGAAGCCAGTGGCGTGGCCCTGGGGTTTGATCGTCTCGTCATGCTGGCGACCGCGGCGCAACGGATCGAGGCGGTGCTCTGGGCGCCGGTGGCGGAATGA
- a CDS encoding nucleoside hydrolase, translated as MKVIFDTDPGIDDAMALLYLSKLPQIELLGITTVVGNASLDTTTRNALFLRQKFGISAPVVRGAGKTLDGVEKAEPVIVHGLNGLGEIEIPDVDQSGLADGEASQFIIDTVRAHPGEVTIIAVGRMTNLALALRADPEVARLTKQVIIMGGAFGYQGRSGNITPAAEANIHGDPVAADEIFAAEWPVVVVGLDVTHDIILDTDYLAALSRDAGENAELLRQMCDHYARFYKEIMGLSGVVGHDLLAVTYALHPEWFETRRGPIVVVRDGIAVGQTIQMPVERKGGHPAWAGRPVQTICTAVEGDKVLAHFRDTVAG; from the coding sequence ATGAAAGTTATCTTTGACACCGATCCCGGCATCGACGACGCCATGGCGCTGCTCTACCTGAGCAAGCTGCCACAGATCGAGCTTCTCGGCATCACCACCGTGGTCGGCAATGCCAGTCTCGACACGACCACGCGCAATGCGCTGTTCCTGCGCCAGAAATTCGGCATTTCCGCCCCTGTCGTGCGCGGCGCCGGCAAGACGCTCGATGGTGTCGAGAAGGCCGAGCCCGTCATCGTCCACGGTCTCAACGGCCTGGGCGAGATCGAGATTCCCGATGTCGACCAGAGCGGGCTCGCGGACGGCGAAGCCAGCCAGTTCATCATTGATACGGTTCGTGCGCATCCGGGCGAAGTGACAATCATTGCTGTCGGTCGCATGACCAATCTGGCGTTGGCGCTGCGAGCGGACCCGGAAGTCGCCAGGCTGACCAAGCAGGTCATCATCATGGGCGGCGCATTCGGCTACCAGGGGCGCAGCGGCAATATCACGCCGGCGGCCGAAGCCAACATCCATGGCGATCCGGTGGCTGCGGACGAAATTTTCGCTGCCGAGTGGCCGGTCGTGGTAGTCGGCCTCGATGTCACACATGACATCATCCTCGATACCGACTATCTCGCCGCCCTGTCGCGCGATGCCGGCGAGAATGCCGAACTGCTGCGCCAGATGTGCGACCACTACGCGCGCTTCTACAAGGAAATCATGGGGCTTTCCGGCGTCGTGGGCCATGACCTCCTCGCCGTCACCTATGCGCTTCATCCCGAATGGTTCGAAACGCGCCGCGGTCCGATCGTGGTGGTGCGCGACGGCATCGCCGTGGGGCAGACCATTCAGATGCCGGTTGAGCGCAAGGGCGGACACCCCGCATGGGCGGGACGACCGGTGCAGACCATCTGTACGGCGGTTGAGGGCGACAAGGTGCTGGCGCACTTCCGCGACACCGTCGCTGGCTGA
- the fgd gene encoding glucose-6-phosphate dehydrogenase (coenzyme-F420), whose amino-acid sequence MRFGYKASAEQFAPNDLLRFAVEAEQAGFDSVWVSDHFQPWKHTDGHAPFAPGWMSAVLARTESIILGTSVLTPTFRLHPTVVAHAFGTMGAMFPGRVILGVGTGEGLNEVPATGIEWPELKERSARLREAVRLIRQLWTEDRVSFEGDFYKTVNATIYDKPAEPLPIYIAAGGPLNAKYAGRAGDGFICTSGKGADLYTKELLPNVEAGRAESALRNKPFERMIEVKVSFDTDPERALNDTRNWAALSLSAEEKHSVKDPEEMERLADALPIERVAKRWIVSSDPDEHIAAIKTYMDYGFDHLVFHAPGTDQSRFLALYAKEILPRLRRMVA is encoded by the coding sequence ATGCGGTTTGGCTATAAGGCATCGGCGGAGCAATTTGCACCCAATGACCTGCTGCGCTTTGCGGTCGAGGCAGAACAGGCCGGCTTCGACAGCGTCTGGGTTTCGGACCATTTCCAGCCCTGGAAGCACACCGATGGACATGCGCCCTTTGCACCCGGCTGGATGTCCGCCGTGCTGGCCCGCACCGAAAGCATCATTCTCGGCACCTCGGTGCTGACGCCGACCTTCAGGCTCCACCCGACCGTCGTCGCCCACGCCTTCGGCACCATGGGCGCCATGTTCCCGGGCCGCGTCATCCTCGGCGTCGGCACCGGCGAAGGCCTCAACGAGGTGCCCGCGACGGGTATCGAATGGCCCGAACTCAAAGAACGTTCGGCCCGCCTGCGCGAGGCCGTCCGGCTGATCCGCCAACTCTGGACCGAGGATCGCGTCAGCTTCGAGGGCGACTTCTACAAGACCGTAAACGCCACCATCTACGATAAGCCGGCCGAGCCGCTACCGATCTATATCGCGGCCGGCGGCCCGCTCAACGCAAAATATGCCGGTCGGGCCGGTGATGGCTTCATCTGTACTTCGGGCAAGGGAGCCGATCTCTACACCAAGGAATTGCTGCCCAATGTCGAGGCAGGCCGCGCCGAAAGCGCTCTCAGGAACAAGCCCTTCGAGCGCATGATCGAGGTCAAGGTATCCTTCGATACCGACCCGGAGCGTGCCCTCAACGACACGCGCAACTGGGCGGCACTGTCGCTCTCGGCAGAGGAAAAACACTCGGTGAAGGACCCCGAGGAGATGGAACGCCTGGCGGATGCCCTGCCGATCGAGCGCGTCGCCAAGCGCTGGATCGTATCGTCGGATCCGGACGAGCATATCGCGGCCATCAAGACCTACATGGACTACGGCTTTGACCATCTGGTCTTCCATGCCCCCGGCACCGACCAGAGCCGCTTCC
- a CDS encoding glutathione S-transferase family protein, translated as MTITLYDFELSGNCYKLRLLMNILGVPYDIVPVDFFPGREHKADWFLRLNPFGQLPVLKDRDLVLSDSGAILAYLAKTYDSSGQWFPDDPAITAEVLRWHAVADDITATSSAARLALGYDYPFDIEKSQKGAHRIFRIMDEHLWFGEKSGRDWLCAPAHPTTADIACFPYVMLSEEGGIARQDYPALRRWTDRVRRVPGFTVMSGIFPAGRAL; from the coding sequence ATGACCATAACCCTTTACGACTTCGAACTCTCCGGCAACTGCTACAAGCTGCGGCTGTTGATGAATATCCTCGGTGTTCCCTACGACATCGTGCCGGTGGACTTCTTTCCTGGTCGCGAGCACAAGGCAGACTGGTTCCTGCGCCTCAATCCCTTCGGCCAGTTGCCGGTGCTCAAGGACAGGGACCTCGTGCTGTCCGATAGTGGCGCCATCCTCGCCTACCTCGCCAAGACCTACGACAGTTCGGGCCAGTGGTTCCCGGATGACCCGGCCATCACCGCCGAAGTGCTGCGCTGGCATGCGGTGGCGGACGACATCACCGCGACATCCTCGGCCGCACGCCTCGCGCTGGGCTACGACTACCCCTTCGACATCGAAAAATCCCAAAAGGGTGCCCACCGCATTTTCAGGATCATGGACGAGCACCTGTGGTTTGGCGAAAAATCCGGGCGGGACTGGCTGTGTGCGCCCGCCCACCCAACCACTGCCGACATCGCCTGCTTTCCTTATGTGATGCTGAGCGAGGAAGGCGGCATCGCGCGCCAGGACTACCCGGCGTTGCGCCGCTGGACCGATAGGGTGCGGCGCGTGCCGGGTTTCACGGTCATGTCGGGAATATTCCCCGCCGGCCGGGCGCTCTAG
- a CDS encoding ferritin-like domain-containing protein — MAEKQLDDLFLDTLKDIYYAERQILKALPKMAKAATSPELKAGFEQHQAETEGQVERLQQIFELLGKPARGKTCDAILGIIEEGKEIMDEYKGTAALDAGLVSAAQAVEHYEIARYGTLATWAKQLGHTEALNLLLETLKEEEATDQKLSQLAKSSANVKAAA, encoded by the coding sequence ATGGCTGAAAAGCAACTCGACGACCTGTTTCTCGATACGCTCAAGGACATCTATTACGCCGAGCGTCAGATCCTCAAAGCCCTCCCCAAGATGGCCAAGGCCGCCACATCGCCCGAGCTGAAAGCCGGGTTCGAACAGCACCAGGCCGAGACCGAAGGTCAGGTCGAACGCCTGCAGCAGATTTTTGAACTCCTCGGCAAGCCGGCTCGCGGCAAGACCTGCGACGCCATCCTCGGCATTATCGAGGAAGGCAAGGAAATCATGGACGAGTACAAGGGTACCGCAGCCCTCGACGCCGGTCTCGTGTCCGCGGCGCAGGCCGTCGAGCACTACGAGATCGCCCGTTACGGCACGCTGGCCACCTGGGCCAAGCAGCTCGGCCATACCGAAGCGCTGAATCTTCTCCTTGAAACGCTCAAGGAAGAAGAAGCGACCGACCAGAAGCTGAGCCAACTCGCCAAGAGTTCCGCCAACGTCAAGGCTGCGGCCTAA
- a CDS encoding GntR family transcriptional regulator, with the protein MFSDHAPIYRQIGDRIRADIVTGTLGADQQVMSTNQYASFYGINPATAAKAFQDLIDEGLLYKRRGVGMFVSPDAREKLLGVRRARFFQEHVEPMIAEAKALGMSLDDIAAHVRAAAQTQPKTSEKDPK; encoded by the coding sequence GTGTTTAGCGATCACGCTCCGATATACCGGCAGATAGGGGACCGTATCCGCGCCGATATCGTGACCGGCACGCTGGGCGCCGATCAGCAGGTCATGTCCACCAATCAATATGCGAGCTTTTACGGCATCAATCCGGCCACCGCCGCGAAGGCGTTTCAGGACCTGATCGATGAGGGCCTGCTCTACAAGCGCCGCGGCGTCGGCATGTTCGTCAGCCCCGACGCACGGGAAAAGCTTCTCGGCGTCCGGCGGGCACGGTTCTTCCAGGAGCATGTCGAGCCCATGATCGCCGAAGCTAAGGCCTTGGGCATGTCCCTCGACGACATTGCGGCACACGTTCGCGCTGCTGCTCAAACTCAGCCAAAAACCAGCGAGAAGGACCCGAAATGA
- the fabV gene encoding enoyl-ACP reductase FabV, which yields MIIEPKIRGFICTTAHPTGCATNVQRQIDHVVIKGPIPSEKKRVLVLGCSTGYGLASRIVTTFGSGADTVGVSFEREPGETKPASAGWYNNRAFENRARAAGSKAVTIEGDAFSNEVKAQTIDAIKETLGQVDLIVYSLASPVRTDPADGVTYRSAIKPYGQQVTSKTLNTGTGEVSTISVEPATEEEAAATVKVMGGEDWELWIAALSDAGVLAEGFSSLNYTYLGSELTWPIYHKGTLGKAKGDLDRAAAAIRAKHGDNAAHVVALKAVVTQASSAIPVVPLYGTLLIKVEDEMGLGEGPIQQIDRLFRDKLQGTVVLDEAERIRVDDWELSPAMQAELAKRWEILDTENLAELADLPKYREEFLKLFGFAVGGVDYSKDVDPRVVD from the coding sequence ATGATCATCGAGCCCAAGATTCGCGGCTTCATCTGCACCACCGCCCATCCGACCGGCTGCGCCACCAATGTGCAGCGCCAGATCGACCATGTGGTGATCAAGGGACCAATCCCTTCGGAAAAAAAGCGCGTGCTGGTGCTGGGCTGCTCGACGGGTTATGGCCTGGCTTCACGCATCGTGACGACATTCGGGAGCGGGGCCGACACCGTCGGCGTCAGCTTCGAGCGCGAGCCGGGCGAGACCAAGCCAGCATCGGCAGGTTGGTACAATAACCGCGCTTTCGAAAACCGTGCGCGTGCGGCCGGGTCCAAGGCCGTGACCATCGAAGGCGACGCATTCTCCAACGAGGTGAAGGCGCAGACCATCGACGCCATCAAGGAAACGCTCGGCCAGGTCGACCTCATCGTCTATTCGCTCGCTTCTCCGGTCCGCACCGATCCGGCTGACGGCGTGACTTATCGCTCTGCCATCAAGCCTTACGGTCAGCAGGTCACATCCAAGACCCTCAACACCGGCACGGGCGAAGTCTCCACCATCTCCGTCGAACCGGCCACCGAAGAAGAGGCCGCCGCTACCGTGAAGGTGATGGGTGGCGAGGATTGGGAACTCTGGATCGCCGCGCTCAGCGACGCCGGCGTCCTCGCCGAGGGTTTCAGTTCGTTGAACTACACCTATCTGGGGAGCGAGCTGACCTGGCCGATTTACCACAAGGGCACGCTGGGCAAGGCCAAGGGCGATCTCGACCGGGCCGCGGCGGCCATCCGTGCAAAGCACGGCGACAACGCCGCGCACGTCGTGGCGCTCAAGGCCGTGGTGACACAAGCCAGCTCGGCCATTCCGGTGGTGCCGCTCTATGGCACGCTGCTGATCAAGGTCGAGGACGAAATGGGGCTGGGCGAAGGCCCGATCCAGCAGATCGACCGGCTGTTCCGCGACAAGCTGCAGGGCACCGTGGTGCTCGACGAAGCCGAGCGCATTCGCGTCGACGACTGGGAGCTGTCCCCCGCCATGCAGGCCGAACTGGCCAAGCGCTGGGAAATTCTCGATACCGAGAACCTGGCCGAACTCGCCGACCTGCCCAAGTATCGCGAGGAGTTCCTAAAACTCTTCGGCTTTGCCGTTGGCGGCGTGGACTATTCCAAGGACGTCGATCCGCGCGTCGTGGATTGA
- a CDS encoding ATP-binding cassette domain-containing protein, translated as MSPVLQINNLTVRYGNTVAIDGLTLALQGDGIHGLLGRNGSGKSSLLSVIAGLRKASGGSVLLDGQPIFENEAATTRICLIREGGDTVEDSETVATALRYASDMRPFWDGACAERLLGTFKLDARSRIGSLSRGQRSALGCILGLAARAPVTLFDEVYLGLDAPSRYAFYEALLADYMDHPRLIVLSTHLIEEVARLFSDVIIIHDGKLLLREDAETIQGRGLSLIGPEDAVARATSGLTVLATKSLGPTRSVAVYGQAEEVERRARDEGLEVGALPLQDLFVHLTAEGMQK; from the coding sequence ATGAGCCCAGTTCTCCAAATCAACAACCTCACTGTCCGCTATGGCAACACCGTCGCCATCGACGGACTGACGCTCGCGTTGCAAGGGGATGGCATTCACGGCCTGCTCGGCCGCAACGGGTCTGGCAAGTCATCGCTGCTTTCGGTGATTGCCGGCTTGCGCAAGGCCAGCGGTGGCAGCGTTTTGCTCGATGGACAGCCCATCTTCGAAAACGAGGCAGCAACGACGCGGATCTGTCTCATCCGTGAAGGCGGCGACACGGTCGAGGACAGCGAGACGGTCGCCACAGCACTTCGCTACGCGTCCGACATGCGACCCTTCTGGGACGGCGCCTGCGCCGAGCGTCTGCTGGGCACGTTCAAGCTCGATGCGCGCAGCCGGATTGGATCGTTGTCGCGCGGTCAGCGCTCGGCACTGGGTTGCATTCTCGGGCTCGCGGCACGGGCACCCGTGACCCTCTTCGACGAGGTCTATCTCGGCCTCGATGCGCCATCGCGCTATGCCTTCTACGAGGCGCTGCTTGCCGACTACATGGATCACCCGCGACTGATCGTGCTCTCCACGCATCTGATCGAGGAAGTAGCGCGGCTGTTTTCCGATGTCATCATCATCCACGACGGCAAGCTGCTGCTGCGCGAGGACGCGGAGACGATACAGGGCCGCGGCCTGTCGCTGATCGGGCCCGAAGATGCCGTAGCCCGCGCGACGTCGGGCCTCACAGTGCTTGCCACCAAGTCTCTCGGGCCGACGCGGTCGGTCGCCGTTTATGGTCAGGCCGAAGAGGTTGAGCGACGCGCCCGGGACGAGGGTCTCGAAGTGGGCGCCCTGCCTCTCCAGGATTTGTTTGTCCACCTGACTGCGGAAGGAATGCAGAAATGA
- a CDS encoding lysine-2,3-aminomutase-like protein, with protein sequence MKRHVVSPQSTARGAVKTVTELEASGLVPEKSGLAAVAEKYAIGITPDILALIDPSDADDPIARQFVPTAAELITTPEERADPIGDLAHAPVEGIVHRYPDRVLLKAVHVCPVYCRFCFRREMVGPQGLGTLTPTQLDAAIGYIAEHSEIWEVILTGGDPLVLSPRRLRDLMERLAGIEHVRIVRFHTRVPVVEPERIDDAMVSALTASGKTTYVAVHANHPREFTPSARLAFRRLFEGGVALLSQSVLLKGVNDDVETLAALMRGFVENRIKPYYLHHPDLAPGTGHFRVTIEQGQALVTALRGRISGLCQPTYVLDIPGGHGKADIGAASIVGQDGCFTVRDWQGGEHEYRSGNGIPT encoded by the coding sequence ATGAAACGGCACGTCGTCTCACCCCAGTCAACGGCAAGGGGTGCGGTGAAAACCGTGACCGAGCTGGAGGCGTCCGGTCTCGTGCCCGAGAAGTCCGGCCTCGCCGCCGTCGCCGAAAAATACGCCATCGGCATCACCCCTGACATCCTCGCCCTCATCGATCCGAGCGATGCCGATGACCCCATCGCGCGTCAGTTCGTACCCACCGCGGCTGAACTTATCACGACGCCAGAGGAACGCGCCGACCCGATCGGGGACCTCGCGCATGCGCCGGTTGAAGGCATCGTGCATCGTTACCCCGATCGCGTGCTGCTCAAGGCCGTCCATGTATGCCCGGTCTATTGCCGTTTCTGTTTCCGCCGCGAGATGGTGGGCCCCCAGGGCCTGGGCACGCTGACACCCACGCAGCTCGATGCAGCGATCGGCTATATCGCCGAGCATTCCGAAATCTGGGAAGTGATCCTCACGGGCGGCGATCCGCTGGTGCTGTCGCCGCGGCGGCTGCGTGATCTTATGGAGCGGCTGGCCGGGATCGAGCATGTCCGGATCGTGCGCTTTCATACCCGCGTGCCCGTGGTTGAGCCCGAGCGGATCGACGACGCCATGGTCTCGGCCCTCACCGCAAGCGGCAAGACCACCTATGTTGCCGTCCACGCCAATCATCCTCGCGAGTTCACGCCGTCCGCGCGGCTGGCATTCAGGCGTCTTTTCGAGGGCGGTGTGGCGCTGCTCAGCCAATCGGTGTTGCTCAAGGGCGTCAACGACGATGTCGAAACCCTGGCGGCCCTGATGCGCGGCTTCGTCGAGAACCGCATCAAACCCTATTACCTGCATCACCCCGATCTGGCGCCGGGGACCGGGCATTTCCGGGTGACCATCGAACAGGGGCAGGCCTTGGTGACGGCTCTGCGCGGACGGATTTCAGGGCTTTGTCAGCCCACCTATGTGCTCGACATTCCGGGCGGCCATGGCAAGGCCGATATTGGCGCGGCGAGCATTGTTGGTCAGGACGGGTGCTTTACCGTGCGCGACTGGCAGGGTGGGGAGCACGAGTACCGTTCTGGGAACGGCATCCCCACCTAA
- a CDS encoding DUF2934 domain-containing protein, with protein sequence MQKNTVVAEQIRQTAYFLWEQDGRPEGNATAYWLRAKDMLLRQRAYDRWLAGGAPPDQAELFWTEAERDLGDE encoded by the coding sequence ATGCAGAAGAACACTGTCGTTGCCGAGCAGATTCGGCAAACCGCCTACTTCCTTTGGGAGCAGGACGGACGCCCGGAGGGCAACGCCACGGCCTATTGGCTGCGCGCGAAGGACATGTTGTTGCGTCAGCGCGCCTATGACCGGTGGCTGGCGGGCGGTGCGCCGCCCGACCAGGCAGAGTTGTTCTGGACCGAGGCCGAGCGTGATCTTGGTGACGAATGA